From one Ammospiza caudacuta isolate bAmmCau1 chromosome 8, bAmmCau1.pri, whole genome shotgun sequence genomic stretch:
- the TWIST2 gene encoding twist-related protein 2, whose amino-acid sequence MEESSSSPVSPVDSLGTSEEELERQPKRFGRKRRYSKKSSEDGSPNPGKRGKKSSPSSQSYEELQSQRILANVRERQRTQSLNEAFAALRKIIPTLPSDKLSKIQTLKLAARYIDFLYQVLQSDEMDSKMTSCSYVAHERLSYAFSVWRMEGAWSMSASH is encoded by the coding sequence ATGGAAGAAAGCTCCAGTTCTCCTGTTTCCCCTGTGGATAGCTTGGGGACCAGTGAAGAGGAGCTGGAAAGGCAGCCAAAGAGATTTGGCAGGAAGAGAAGATACAGTAAGAAGTCCAGCGAAGATGGCAGCCCCAACCcagggaagagggggaaaaagtcCAGTCCCAGCTCCCAATCTTACGAAGAACTGCAGAGCCAGAGGATCCTGGCCAATGTCAGAGAGCGGCAGAGGACTCAGTCGCTCAATGAAGCTTTTGCCGCCCTGAGGAAAATCATCCCCACGCTGCCCTCTGACAAACTGAGTAAAATCCAGACGCTCAAGCTGGCGGCTCGGTACATAGACTTCCTCTACCAGGTGCTACAGAGCGACGAGATGGACAGTAAGATGACGAGCTGCAGTTACGTGGCTCACGAGAGGCTCAGTTATGCCTTCTCCGTGTGGAGGATGGAGGGAGCGTGGTCCATGTCGGCCTCCCACTAG